A genomic segment from Armatimonadota bacterium encodes:
- a CDS encoding Gfo/Idh/MocA family oxidoreductase — MAEYRSLLLGCGGRGTAHARAYAQLPNMHLVAVCDAIEERCDRYRETYGVPEAYSDFEQALDAVRPDIVHVVTMPTHRVWEAETCAKYGAKAMIVEKPVAVRPSELPALEAIQRDTGLKIIVNAQRRYYPQFRDGTIRDIVANRIGELYFVRASTKGNMMGMGPHTMDLLLMFLGDVAPEAVWATGHTLSDEGYELTHRAPQSIMAQYWFPGGVRAMFDCSPDALGTPGEQSFWMHLHFDFLGSEGRLYLTQNAGYWYQSKGMAEPVYGESSWDTQEENGQRDFTQAVADWLDGGEPHLNRLELHANAVRALHGAQKSAWVRKRVELPTEFSDAEWQQYIDSLR, encoded by the coding sequence ATGGCCGAGTACCGCTCTCTCCTGCTGGGCTGCGGGGGCCGGGGTACCGCTCACGCCCGAGCATACGCGCAACTGCCGAACATGCATCTCGTCGCCGTCTGCGACGCCATTGAGGAACGCTGCGACCGCTATCGGGAGACCTACGGCGTGCCCGAGGCGTACTCCGACTTCGAGCAGGCGCTGGATGCTGTCCGCCCCGACATCGTTCACGTAGTCACCATGCCCACCCATCGCGTCTGGGAAGCTGAGACCTGCGCGAAATACGGTGCGAAGGCAATGATCGTCGAAAAGCCCGTCGCAGTTCGGCCCTCGGAACTGCCCGCGCTGGAGGCCATCCAACGGGATACCGGGCTGAAGATCATCGTCAACGCCCAGCGCCGATACTATCCGCAGTTCCGTGACGGGACGATCCGCGACATCGTTGCGAATCGCATTGGCGAGTTGTACTTCGTCCGCGCCAGCACCAAGGGGAACATGATGGGCATGGGCCCGCACACCATGGACCTGCTGCTCATGTTCCTGGGCGACGTGGCTCCCGAGGCGGTGTGGGCGACCGGTCATACTCTCAGCGATGAGGGCTACGAACTCACCCACCGCGCCCCGCAGAGCATCATGGCCCAGTACTGGTTTCCCGGTGGCGTGCGCGCCATGTTCGACTGCTCACCGGATGCACTTGGCACTCCCGGCGAACAGTCCTTCTGGATGCACCTGCATTTTGACTTTCTGGGAAGCGAGGGGCGGCTGTATCTCACGCAGAATGCGGGCTATTGGTACCAGTCGAAGGGTATGGCCGAACCGGTCTATGGTGAGAGCAGCTGGGACACCCAGGAGGAGAACGGCCAGCGGGACTTCACCCAGGCGGTTGCAGACTGGCTGGACGGCGGCGAGCCCCACCTGAATCGCCTCGAATTGCACGCCAATGCTGTCCGCGCCCTTCACGGAGCACAGAAGTCGGCATGGGTGCGCAAACGGGTGGAGTTGCCCACTGAGTTCAGCGACGCGGAGTGGCAGCAGTACATTGACAGCCTGAGGTAG
- a CDS encoding HAMP domain-containing protein translates to MFSSLYSRLLTTHLLVAVVALSLVGLLSTRLFRHYYVTQTREALAAAADDMAADIARLMDDPDRSEQIGMIARTASLTLGGRVCVFDQEREGLIASSDLKPGAGSGPDMDELLYAAGTCSSIDRTRSYCYPGPVISVTAPIRSPGENTVRGSLILRRPLREVETTLRTATGLFAASGAAAAILALVLAAMASRSIARPLAEVARAASDLAEGDFTTRVRRQGPIELRTVAASLNHMTDALATAFADLSREREQLADILASMHEGVVGLSSDGSLVMLNDGARKLLELPELPDEAALADLDLPEDVLADVELLLEGESESFARDMERGERILRLRGARISAAAGGAVVVITDITETERLERLRREFVANASHELRAPLTSIRGYLGALADGTAETEEERQRCVRVASDQADLMRKLVDQLLDLSRLQAGVVTFEPDDLDIGGVVSAAVDALAPVASAASVELDYQRPDPLTVRADGDRLVRVVINLVDNAIRHSPPAGKVRVSVEQLGRPSPAQVRVLVEDDGPGVPPEHLAHIWERFHKVDKSRGPADTGAGLGLAIAREIIAAHGGSVFAENRPEGGARFGFILPLSDGESE, encoded by the coding sequence ATGTTCAGTAGCCTCTACTCCCGGCTGCTCACCACCCACCTTCTGGTGGCCGTGGTCGCCCTGTCCCTGGTCGGCCTCCTATCCACGCGCCTGTTCCGCCACTATTACGTGACGCAGACGCGCGAGGCCCTGGCCGCGGCGGCCGATGACATGGCGGCGGACATCGCGCGTCTCATGGACGACCCGGACCGAAGCGAGCAGATCGGCATGATCGCCCGCACCGCAAGCCTCACCCTGGGCGGTCGAGTCTGCGTGTTCGACCAGGAGCGCGAGGGCCTCATCGCCAGCAGCGACCTGAAGCCCGGCGCCGGCTCGGGACCAGACATGGACGAGCTTCTCTACGCAGCCGGCACGTGCTCCAGTATTGACCGTACCCGCAGTTACTGCTACCCCGGACCGGTTATCTCCGTTACAGCGCCTATCCGTAGCCCCGGCGAAAACACCGTTCGTGGATCCCTGATTCTCCGTCGGCCCCTGCGGGAAGTCGAAACCACCCTTCGCACCGCAACGGGCCTTTTTGCCGCATCCGGCGCAGCTGCGGCCATCCTCGCCCTCGTGCTGGCTGCAATGGCCAGCCGTTCCATCGCTCGTCCCCTCGCTGAAGTGGCTCGCGCCGCCTCGGACCTCGCAGAGGGAGACTTCACAACCCGCGTTCGCCGGCAGGGGCCAATAGAACTGCGCACCGTGGCAGCCAGCCTGAACCACATGACCGACGCGCTCGCAACGGCCTTTGCTGACCTGTCCCGGGAGCGCGAGCAGCTCGCGGACATCCTTGCCAGCATGCACGAGGGCGTGGTCGGCCTGTCTTCCGACGGATCACTCGTCATGCTCAATGATGGCGCCCGAAAGCTGCTTGAGCTGCCCGAGCTTCCGGACGAGGCCGCCCTTGCTGACCTGGACCTGCCTGAAGACGTGCTGGCGGACGTGGAACTGCTGCTCGAGGGCGAAAGCGAGAGCTTCGCACGGGACATGGAGCGAGGGGAACGCATCCTGCGCCTGCGCGGCGCCAGGATCAGTGCGGCCGCTGGCGGTGCAGTGGTGGTCATCACCGACATCACCGAGACCGAGCGCCTCGAGCGACTGCGGCGTGAGTTCGTGGCCAATGCATCCCACGAACTGCGGGCACCGCTGACCTCAATCCGCGGCTACCTGGGAGCCCTGGCTGACGGTACCGCCGAGACCGAAGAGGAGCGACAGCGCTGTGTACGCGTGGCCTCGGACCAGGCCGACCTCATGCGGAAGCTGGTGGATCAGCTGTTGGACCTGTCCCGCCTGCAGGCCGGGGTCGTGACCTTCGAACCAGACGATCTGGACATCGGCGGAGTGGTCAGCGCAGCGGTGGACGCACTGGCTCCCGTCGCGAGTGCAGCTTCCGTCGAACTCGACTACCAGCGGCCGGACCCGCTTACTGTGCGAGCCGACGGCGACCGCCTGGTGCGGGTGGTCATCAATCTCGTGGACAACGCGATACGACATTCCCCCCCGGCCGGCAAAGTGCGGGTCTCGGTAGAACAGTTGGGTAGACCCTCACCGGCGCAGGTCCGCGTACTGGTGGAAGACGATGGCCCCGGCGTGCCCCCGGAGCATCTTGCGCACATCTGGGAGCGTTTCCACAAGGTGGACAAGTCGCGGGGACCTGCGGACACCGGCGCCGGGCTTGGTCTGGCGATTGCGCGGGAGATCATTGCTGCCCATGGTGGCAGCGTTTTCGCCGAAAACCGGCCCGAAGGCGGCGCGAGGTTCGGGTTCATCTTGCCGCTGAGTGACGGGGAGAGCGAATAG
- a CDS encoding HNH endonuclease, translated as MDGRVLVLNQNYEPLNVCTWQRAVALLFLDKAVAIEHDGKILRASNTAVRLPTVVRLNYLVKRPLPEVRISRSSIMARDANTCQYCGAKSKTLTLDHVLPKDRGGAHTWENVVACCTECNNKKGNRTPSEAGMKLRKRPGRPRFIPYLNYPTFRAAVKRPEWRDYLEPFAPHLFKE; from the coding sequence ATGGACGGTCGCGTTCTTGTACTGAACCAGAACTATGAGCCCCTGAACGTGTGCACCTGGCAGCGCGCGGTGGCCCTGCTTTTCCTGGACAAAGCCGTGGCCATCGAGCACGACGGGAAGATATTACGCGCGTCAAACACGGCCGTGCGGCTGCCCACCGTGGTCAGGCTCAATTACCTGGTCAAGCGGCCCCTGCCGGAAGTGCGCATCTCCCGGTCGAGTATCATGGCACGGGACGCCAACACCTGCCAGTATTGCGGCGCCAAGAGCAAGACACTGACCCTGGACCACGTCCTGCCCAAGGACCGGGGCGGTGCGCATACCTGGGAGAACGTGGTCGCCTGCTGCACCGAGTGCAATAACAAGAAGGGGAACCGGACGCCCAGTGAGGCAGGCATGAAACTGCGCAAGCGCCCGGGCCGTCCTCGTTTCATCCCCTATCTCAACTACCCCACATTCAGGGCGGCCGTTAAACGCCCCGAATGGCGCGACTACCTGGAGCCCTTCGCCCCGCACCTGTTCAAGGAGTAG
- a CDS encoding alpha-N-arabinofuranosidase yields MLTATVTVRLDEPLGRINPNVYGHFAEHLGRCIDEGTWVGETSAIPNDRGIRKDVVEALKPLQPPVVRWPGGCFADAYDWRDGIGPRDQRPRRINVWWNREEDNQFGTDEFIRFCRAIGAEPYICGNVGSGNPREMMQWLEYCNYEGTTTLAQERAANGHPAPYKVKYWGIGNENWGCGGHYDADHYAREYRRFASYLRRIDPEIQLISCGFNAEWDLAFFNTLKRIDLVDHHSIHHYYKCGPGTGFSEEQYYGLFPAALVMEGQIRRLAQLLGHFERGRQIGIAVDEWGVWHPEADVGLYQPNTLRDALAAALVFDVFHRNAEYVTMANIAQLINVLQCLIQTDGAAMWLTPTYHIYDLYKPHMGNVAVRTDVEVDRHEFTLDNQRQSVALVSASASRNNGSGGVVLSVTNLSLDASAEVTVYLHAGEATSGSMRLLTATQPDAVNSADKPDAVRVVDGGAVRCAEEITVELPPMSAATVTLS; encoded by the coding sequence ATGCTCACCGCCACGGTCACCGTCCGTCTGGATGAACCCCTGGGCCGCATCAACCCCAACGTGTATGGGCATTTCGCCGAGCACCTCGGCCGCTGCATCGACGAGGGCACGTGGGTCGGCGAGACGAGCGCGATCCCCAACGACCGAGGGATCCGCAAGGACGTCGTTGAGGCGCTCAAGCCCCTCCAGCCGCCGGTGGTGCGTTGGCCTGGAGGCTGCTTCGCCGACGCTTACGACTGGCGCGACGGAATCGGGCCGCGCGATCAAAGGCCCCGGCGAATCAATGTCTGGTGGAACCGCGAAGAGGACAACCAATTCGGCACCGACGAGTTCATTCGCTTTTGTCGGGCGATTGGCGCCGAGCCCTACATCTGCGGGAACGTGGGCTCCGGCAACCCGCGCGAGATGATGCAGTGGCTGGAATACTGCAACTACGAGGGCACGACCACTCTGGCGCAGGAGCGCGCCGCCAATGGGCACCCGGCGCCCTACAAGGTGAAATACTGGGGCATCGGCAATGAAAACTGGGGCTGCGGCGGGCACTATGACGCGGACCATTACGCCCGGGAGTACCGCCGGTTCGCCAGCTATCTGCGGCGCATCGACCCCGAAATCCAGCTCATCTCCTGCGGCTTCAACGCCGAATGGGACCTGGCGTTCTTCAACACCCTGAAGCGCATCGATCTCGTCGACCACCACTCCATACACCATTACTACAAGTGCGGCCCGGGAACCGGATTCAGCGAAGAGCAGTACTACGGGCTGTTTCCGGCCGCGCTGGTCATGGAAGGGCAAATACGGCGGCTGGCCCAGTTGCTCGGGCACTTCGAGCGCGGGCGGCAGATCGGGATCGCGGTGGACGAGTGGGGCGTCTGGCACCCCGAGGCCGACGTGGGCCTGTACCAGCCCAACACATTGCGCGATGCACTCGCAGCCGCCTTGGTCTTCGACGTGTTCCACCGCAACGCCGAATACGTGACCATGGCCAATATCGCCCAGCTCATCAACGTCCTGCAATGCCTGATTCAGACCGACGGCGCTGCCATGTGGCTCACCCCAACGTACCACATCTATGACCTGTACAAGCCGCACATGGGCAACGTTGCGGTGCGCACCGACGTGGAAGTGGACCGGCATGAGTTCACATTGGACAACCAGCGGCAGAGCGTCGCGCTGGTGAGCGCCTCTGCCAGCCGGAACAACGGTTCCGGCGGAGTGGTGCTTTCCGTCACAAACCTGAGCCTGGATGCATCCGCCGAAGTCACGGTGTACCTGCATGCCGGCGAAGCCACGAGCGGGTCGATGCGCCTGCTCACCGCCACCCAGCCCGATGCCGTCAATTCCGCCGACAAGCCCGATGCTGTCCGGGTCGTGGATGGGGGCGCTGTCCGGTGTGCGGAGGAAATCACGGTGGAACTGCCGCCCATGTCGGCGGCGACAGTAACCTTGAGTTAG
- a CDS encoding DUF1559 domain-containing protein has protein sequence MRRGFTLIELLVVIAIIAILAAILFPVFARAREKARQASCSSNLKQIGLAALMYVQDYDERTPWMRLTNPPADMCPYAPNNGSPCYTCWSEHITPYVKNDQLFNCPSSNRYRAPNTRGSICMSYGWSCHIDNMKLGSIYRPAETLMAIDADCHWVNGDCSSHARGELHGKNELYRTAPLHNDGSNIAFADGHVKWMGATAIMPAMWHNTP, from the coding sequence ATGCGACGTGGCTTCACCCTGATTGAGCTGCTCGTTGTGATTGCGATTATCGCGATTCTAGCAGCGATTCTATTCCCGGTGTTCGCCAGAGCCCGTGAGAAGGCCCGGCAGGCAAGCTGTTCGAGCAACCTGAAACAGATTGGTCTTGCGGCGCTGATGTACGTGCAGGACTACGACGAGCGGACGCCCTGGATGCGTCTCACCAACCCGCCTGCCGATATGTGCCCGTACGCTCCGAACAACGGCTCGCCCTGCTACACCTGCTGGTCCGAGCACATCACGCCCTATGTAAAGAACGACCAGCTCTTCAACTGTCCTTCGAGCAACCGTTACCGCGCCCCGAATACTCGCGGTTCCATCTGTATGTCCTACGGCTGGAGCTGCCACATTGACAACATGAAGCTCGGATCCATCTACAGACCCGCAGAAACCCTTATGGCAATCGATGCGGACTGCCACTGGGTCAACGGCGACTGCAGCAGTCATGCGCGCGGTGAGCTTCACGGTAAGAACGAGCTGTATCGCACTGCTCCGCTGCACAATGATGGTTCCAACATCGCCTTCGCCGACGGCCATGTGAAGTGGATGGGCGCCACCGCCATCATGCCCGCCATGTGGCACAACACGCCCTAG
- a CDS encoding prepilin-type N-terminal cleavage/methylation domain-containing protein, producing MTRRGFTLIELLVVIAIIAILAAILFPVFARAREKARQTSCLSNIKQLSTGFAMYVQDYDERLGRYCSWLVASSWNTPNDKTNLNKGVEPYVKNTQVFLCPSFSGGYRYGPNGAWTPCGSYGWSINATRDFPSLAQFKEVAQTIILADSSSGGCWMGYYNNQMYYTTGVHNEGANVGFLDGHAKWMKKDNLEDTAAINGMWRGAMCPGGY from the coding sequence ATGACACGTCGTGGTTTTACATTGATCGAGTTGTTGGTCGTTATCGCGATCATCGCGATCCTTGCCGCAATTCTCTTTCCGGTCTTCGCCCGGGCGCGGGAGAAGGCCCGTCAGACCAGTTGCCTGAGCAATATCAAGCAGTTGTCCACGGGCTTCGCCATGTATGTGCAGGACTACGATGAGCGTCTGGGCCGTTACTGCTCCTGGCTCGTGGCCAGTTCCTGGAACACTCCCAATGACAAGACGAACCTGAACAAGGGCGTGGAGCCCTATGTCAAGAATACCCAGGTCTTCCTGTGCCCGAGTTTCTCCGGCGGCTACCGGTACGGCCCGAACGGCGCCTGGACCCCGTGCGGCTCCTACGGCTGGAGCATCAATGCCACCCGGGACTTCCCGTCACTGGCGCAGTTCAAGGAAGTCGCGCAGACCATCATCCTCGCCGACAGCAGCAGCGGCGGTTGCTGGATGGGCTACTACAACAACCAGATGTACTACACCACGGGTGTGCACAATGAGGGCGCCAACGTGGGGTTCCTGGACGGGCATGCGAAGTGGATGAAGAAGGACAACCTGGAAGATACAGCGGCCATCAACGGCATGTGGCGCGGCGCAATGTGCCCGGGAGGGTACTGA
- a CDS encoding glycoside hydrolase family 88 protein: protein MLRQTRLFALFAAIITTTGCVEPACEVLLVRSEDSSASNWGALPGFMSRTARVEMREDGRLPEGDLHQYRLIALSTNLNVYREDRRRLWEFANRGGILVTWFADDVRSEATFWPYRLVLGDRDPDQVTFRDDPHPLLDGLRGKAFSGQMCGGDVVRDWDREHWRVLAESPDGPALLVAAYGAGHLVAAQFHAPLSAREELARPLADNLLKWAGVKQVAAEDLAARADLEVLTALARRQIRELGAGEWKRGSWDDVSKSRPVRGISWSYPRGVTLYGLLKLSESGGGEEWGQFVLRHNELVAKQWDWLTWQMETFGRRTPAQGIEELMRLSSLDDCGSMGSQVLEGLLAHGATASPEMTRMLQRIADYIHTRQSRLPDGTLCRGRTLWIDDLYMSVPFLARWGTYSGKPEYWDDAAQQIIKFASRLQDEDGLWYHGWFDREQRHSRYKWGRGNGWAVLAQVELLGQLPADHPARKKLLSILERHLKGIAQHQAQSGMWRQIVDMPELWEETSCTGMFAYALGRSRREGWIDWDGKAVARKAFDALKTKVLWDGSVTDTCVGTGVNNSLDYYRERPRTLNDPHGPGPVLLAGAELLREE from the coding sequence ATGTTGCGACAGACAAGACTGTTTGCATTGTTCGCGGCAATTATCACCACGACAGGCTGCGTCGAGCCGGCCTGCGAGGTGCTGCTCGTGCGCAGCGAAGACTCTTCGGCGTCCAACTGGGGCGCTCTGCCGGGGTTCATGTCCCGGACCGCCCGCGTGGAGATGCGCGAGGACGGCCGCCTGCCCGAAGGCGACCTGCACCAGTACAGGCTTATCGCGCTGAGCACCAATCTCAACGTCTACCGGGAGGACCGGCGGCGGCTGTGGGAGTTCGCCAATCGCGGCGGCATCCTGGTCACCTGGTTCGCTGATGACGTGCGCAGCGAGGCCACCTTCTGGCCGTACCGGCTGGTGCTTGGTGATCGTGACCCCGATCAGGTGACCTTCCGCGATGATCCCCACCCACTCCTGGACGGACTGCGCGGGAAGGCTTTCAGTGGCCAGATGTGCGGGGGCGATGTGGTGCGTGACTGGGATCGCGAGCACTGGCGAGTACTGGCAGAGAGCCCCGACGGGCCGGCGCTCCTGGTTGCTGCATACGGCGCGGGACATCTCGTCGCCGCACAGTTCCACGCACCACTCTCCGCGCGGGAGGAACTGGCGCGTCCGCTTGCCGACAATCTTCTGAAATGGGCGGGCGTGAAGCAGGTGGCGGCGGAGGACCTGGCTGCTCGCGCGGACCTGGAGGTTCTCACAGCACTGGCCCGCCGGCAGATAAGGGAGTTGGGGGCCGGCGAGTGGAAGCGCGGTTCGTGGGATGATGTGAGCAAGTCCCGCCCGGTACGGGGCATCTCGTGGTCTTACCCGCGGGGCGTCACGCTCTACGGGCTGCTGAAGCTGAGCGAATCGGGTGGGGGAGAGGAGTGGGGGCAGTTCGTGCTGCGCCACAACGAACTGGTGGCGAAACAGTGGGACTGGCTCACGTGGCAGATGGAGACATTCGGCCGCCGCACACCGGCCCAGGGCATCGAGGAACTCATGCGCCTGAGCAGCCTGGACGACTGCGGATCAATGGGGAGCCAGGTGCTCGAGGGGCTTCTCGCGCACGGGGCCACTGCGTCCCCCGAGATGACCCGGATGCTGCAGCGCATTGCCGACTACATTCACACGCGACAGTCACGCCTGCCGGATGGGACTCTCTGCCGCGGCCGCACGCTGTGGATCGACGACCTGTATATGAGCGTCCCCTTCCTGGCGCGCTGGGGCACTTACTCGGGCAAGCCCGAGTACTGGGATGACGCCGCGCAGCAGATCATCAAGTTCGCCTCGCGCCTGCAGGACGAGGATGGGCTGTGGTATCACGGGTGGTTCGACCGCGAGCAGCGGCATTCGCGGTACAAGTGGGGCAGAGGAAACGGTTGGGCGGTGCTGGCGCAGGTGGAACTGCTGGGTCAATTACCGGCAGATCACCCGGCCCGCAAGAAGCTGCTAAGTATCCTGGAAAGGCACCTGAAGGGTATCGCGCAGCACCAGGCGCAATCGGGGATGTGGCGGCAGATCGTGGACATGCCCGAACTGTGGGAAGAGACCTCCTGCACTGGGATGTTCGCATACGCTCTGGGGCGGTCGAGGCGGGAAGGGTGGATCGATTGGGACGGCAAGGCCGTTGCGCGGAAGGCCTTCGATGCGCTCAAGACAAAGGTGCTATGGGACGGTTCGGTTACGGACACATGTGTGGGAACCGGGGTCAACAACAGCCTGGACTACTACAGGGAGCGCCCCCGGACGCTGAATGATCCGCATGGCCCCGGGCCGGTGCTGCTTGCGGGGGCAGAACTGCTTCGGGAGGAGTGA
- a CDS encoding response regulator transcription factor yields the protein MPEVLIVDDDPGVVDLLKMYLEKAQYTVRTADTGPACLEALDKRKPDLVLLDIMLPGMDGYEVCQAVRQRHNVPIIFVSARDDEVDPIIGLQMGADDYITKPFNPREVVARVEAVLRRSRPTPQQTTEAVRMGDFEIDPATREVRVNGVEVALTPHEFDIVLLIARRPRIVFSRQKIMQEVWGYDADYGDYRTVDTHIKRARQKLKDAGMTRCVIETVWGTGYRFLCQSEGEEEAE from the coding sequence ATGCCGGAAGTCCTTATCGTCGACGACGATCCGGGTGTTGTTGATCTGCTGAAAATGTACCTGGAGAAGGCCCAGTACACCGTCCGCACCGCGGATACAGGTCCGGCCTGTCTCGAGGCGCTGGACAAGCGCAAGCCCGATCTCGTCCTGCTGGACATCATGCTGCCCGGTATGGACGGGTACGAGGTCTGCCAGGCGGTGCGCCAGAGGCACAATGTGCCGATCATCTTCGTGTCTGCCCGCGATGACGAAGTGGACCCCATCATCGGCCTGCAAATGGGCGCGGATGACTACATCACCAAGCCTTTCAATCCGCGGGAAGTGGTCGCCCGGGTGGAAGCGGTGCTCCGGCGCTCCAGACCCACGCCCCAGCAGACCACCGAAGCCGTGCGTATGGGTGATTTCGAGATCGACCCCGCCACGCGAGAGGTACGGGTCAACGGTGTGGAAGTGGCATTGACTCCCCACGAGTTCGATATCGTGCTGCTCATCGCGCGCAGGCCCCGCATTGTTTTCTCTCGCCAGAAGATCATGCAGGAGGTCTGGGGATATGATGCGGACTACGGCGACTACCGCACCGTAGACACCCACATCAAGCGCGCGCGGCAGAAACTCAAGGATGCCGGCATGACCCGCTGCGTGATCGAGACAGTCTGGGGCACCGGGTATCGCTTCCTGTGCCAGTCCGAGGGGGAAGAGGAGGCTGAGTGA
- a CDS encoding exo-alpha-sialidase, which yields MDSTQDILQRELQRTEPDYVVYVPKSVDGSTFDTGNEHFLVFEGPDGSLMCLWTQSSYEGAGDHRIMFSRSEDDGVTWAEPTHVAGPKRPGDGFMASWGFPLISGSGRIYAIWNQYQGIDDVIHQHTGTMEGCYSDDMGRTWSQPADIPLKRSPHDHPDTSVPSNWIVWQKPIRDLRGRWFTGFSRWVSRAVRWPMHSNSWTSWETVVEFMRFENIDDDPEPGEIQISYSGWGDEALRVPHYADPMLSVAQEPSLVRLPDGRLFCVMRTMSGYIWYSLSSDDGMTWCNPRPLLRKDHGTPILEPLCCCPIYEIATGEYVLLHHNNSGRFQGCQPEDTSKNRRPAFIARGEFRPDADQPIWFSRSKQLMDNDGQGIGPLKRTDIGVYPSMTHRRGNHVLWHPDRKFFLVGKKITPDFLADLAVPGK from the coding sequence ATGGATTCGACACAGGATATCCTGCAACGCGAACTGCAGCGCACCGAACCCGATTACGTGGTCTACGTGCCCAAGAGCGTCGATGGATCCACCTTCGACACCGGCAACGAACATTTTCTGGTGTTCGAAGGCCCCGACGGGTCCCTCATGTGCCTGTGGACCCAGAGCAGCTACGAAGGGGCCGGCGACCACCGCATCATGTTCAGCAGATCCGAAGACGACGGCGTGACCTGGGCCGAACCCACCCACGTGGCGGGTCCGAAGCGCCCCGGAGACGGCTTCATGGCGAGCTGGGGCTTCCCGCTGATTTCGGGATCCGGCCGCATCTACGCCATCTGGAATCAGTACCAGGGCATCGATGATGTTATCCACCAGCACACGGGGACCATGGAAGGTTGCTATAGCGACGACATGGGAAGGACATGGTCGCAGCCGGCCGATATACCCCTGAAACGCAGCCCCCACGACCACCCGGACACCTCGGTGCCCTCGAACTGGATCGTCTGGCAGAAGCCCATTCGCGACCTGCGCGGACGATGGTTCACCGGGTTCAGCCGCTGGGTGAGCAGGGCCGTGCGATGGCCCATGCACAGCAATTCGTGGACCTCGTGGGAGACCGTGGTCGAGTTCATGCGCTTCGAGAACATCGACGACGATCCCGAGCCGGGCGAAATCCAGATCAGTTACTCCGGCTGGGGCGACGAAGCCCTACGGGTCCCGCATTATGCCGACCCCATGTTGAGCGTCGCCCAGGAGCCCAGTCTCGTGCGCCTGCCGGACGGGCGGCTCTTTTGTGTGATGCGCACCATGTCCGGGTACATCTGGTACAGCCTGTCGAGCGATGACGGGATGACCTGGTGTAACCCCAGGCCGCTCCTGCGCAAGGATCACGGCACGCCGATCCTTGAACCGCTTTGCTGCTGCCCGATCTATGAGATCGCTACCGGCGAGTACGTGCTTCTGCACCACAACAACAGCGGGCGCTTCCAGGGCTGCCAACCTGAGGATACCAGCAAGAACCGCCGCCCTGCCTTCATCGCGCGCGGCGAGTTCCGCCCCGACGCTGACCAGCCCATCTGGTTCAGCCGCTCGAAGCAGCTCATGGACAACGACGGTCAGGGCATCGGGCCGCTGAAGCGCACCGATATCGGGGTCTACCCCAGCATGACCCACCGCCGCGGGAACCACGTGCTGTGGCATCCGGACCGAAAGTTCTTCCTGGTCGGGAAGAAGATCACGCCCGACTTCCTGGCTGACCTCGCGGTTCCGGGCAAGTGA